One genomic segment of Corynebacterium durum includes these proteins:
- a CDS encoding polyamine aminopropyltransferase, translating to MTDKTPPSQPSTPIWRWLLLVSVAICAASGLVYELALLTLSASLNGGGVVETSLIVAGYVASLGLGALLAKPFLKAPAQTFLVVEALLGVVGGASALALYIVFATVGQSLVALVISTLAIGVLVGAELPLLMTLIQQGKMTDARGSGSLLATLNFADYVGALVGGLAWPFVLLPWLGMVRGTLAAGMVNIAAALFIAAVLLRRSMPRVHVFVTITALATSGVVLVSTLVLSSSILHSAKQRLYRDPIVYSHQSDYQDIVVTIQGKDHRLYLNGGLQYSSRDEYRYTESLVYPAISEKTKNVLVIGGGDGLAARELIGMDIHVTQVELDPEVVHVANTILRQDNGGSMEDPRVHIINTDAFTWLREGGDGTLFDAVIIDLPDPDNSILARLYSEEFYVLARKQLAPEGRMVVQASSAYSTPDVFWRVQSTLKAAGCPSVIPYHVHVPTFGDWGYALCAPEGTRLEVPERAPQLRYASTEVLQAAGVFGRDNQPRDLPASTLDRPYIVDDLRRGYRQAGD from the coding sequence ATGACGGACAAGACACCACCCTCACAACCCAGCACGCCCATTTGGCGCTGGTTACTTCTCGTTTCTGTGGCCATTTGCGCAGCATCGGGACTGGTCTATGAATTGGCTTTGTTGACTCTTTCCGCAAGTTTGAATGGCGGCGGCGTGGTGGAGACGTCGTTAATTGTGGCGGGTTATGTGGCGTCGTTGGGCTTGGGAGCGTTGCTGGCCAAGCCTTTTTTGAAGGCACCGGCGCAGACTTTTCTCGTGGTTGAGGCGTTGTTGGGCGTGGTTGGCGGGGCGTCGGCACTAGCACTGTATATTGTGTTCGCCACCGTAGGACAGTCGCTGGTGGCGTTGGTGATTTCAACGTTGGCGATTGGTGTGCTGGTGGGAGCTGAATTGCCGTTGCTGATGACCTTAATCCAGCAGGGCAAGATGACCGATGCCCGTGGGAGCGGTTCATTACTGGCCACCCTGAATTTTGCCGATTATGTGGGGGCGTTGGTGGGCGGGCTTGCGTGGCCGTTTGTGCTACTCCCCTGGCTGGGCATGGTGCGTGGGACGCTTGCTGCTGGCATGGTCAATATTGCTGCGGCGCTCTTTATCGCTGCAGTGCTATTGCGGCGCTCCATGCCCCGTGTGCATGTGTTTGTCACCATTACGGCGCTGGCGACATCGGGGGTGGTGTTGGTGAGCACATTGGTGTTAAGTTCATCAATTTTGCATAGCGCGAAGCAGCGACTTTATCGTGATCCTATTGTGTATAGTCACCAATCTGATTACCAGGATATTGTGGTGACAATTCAGGGCAAAGACCACCGTTTATACCTCAATGGCGGGCTACAATATTCCAGCCGCGATGAATACCGCTACACAGAATCCCTCGTATACCCAGCCATATCCGAAAAAACTAAGAATGTCCTGGTCATTGGCGGCGGTGACGGACTCGCAGCCCGCGAACTCATCGGCATGGATATTCATGTGACTCAGGTTGAACTGGATCCTGAGGTGGTACACGTGGCAAATACAATTCTGCGCCAAGATAATGGCGGTTCTATGGAGGATCCCCGCGTCCATATCATTAACACGGATGCATTCACATGGCTGCGGGAAGGTGGCGACGGCACGCTTTTCGATGCCGTGATTATTGACCTCCCCGACCCCGACAACAGCATTCTTGCCCGCCTGTATTCGGAGGAGTTTTACGTCTTAGCCAGAAAGCAGCTCGCCCCAGAGGGACGGATGGTGGTTCAAGCCTCCAGTGCCTATTCCACTCCCGATGTGTTCTGGCGGGTACAGTCCACGTTGAAAGCCGCCGGTTGCCCGAGCGTCATTCCGTATCACGTACATGTACCAACATTTGGCGATTGGGGCTACGCATTGTGCGCGCCTGAAGGCACGCGGTTAGAAGTCCCCGAACGTGCACCACAGTTACGGTATGCCTCCACAGAGGTGTTGCAGGCCGCTGGGGTATTTGGGCGGGATAACCAGCCGCGCGACCTACCAGCGTCAACGCTTGATCGACCGTATATTGTGGACGATCTCCGACGCGGCTACCGGCAGGCCGGAGACTAG
- a CDS encoding exodeoxyribonuclease III, protein MTITTVNVNGIRAAVRQRSEENRGFHQWLRRSSTDVVLMQEVRATEQQTLDVLAPAIDAGWHYIGAEASAKGRAGVGVLSRFPLADVQVGIPGFEDAGRYIEASLVDAPLSDVRVASLYLPSGAANTEKQDEKYRFLDIFEDILEQKATSYSHMTIGGDWNICHRREDLKNWKANQKKSGFLADERAFMDAVFGTFPDEESQVADHGDFLGAVDYVGTKGRRQAAVHPQWFDVARRLHPDDAPYTWWTYRGQAFDTNAGWRIDYQAATGAMLERAEKTWVDKASAYELRWSDHSPLNVTYTTN, encoded by the coding sequence CTGACCATCACAACTGTTAATGTCAACGGCATTCGAGCTGCGGTGAGGCAGCGAAGCGAAGAAAACCGTGGTTTCCACCAGTGGCTTCGGCGCAGTTCTACCGATGTTGTGCTGATGCAGGAAGTTCGCGCGACTGAGCAGCAAACCCTCGATGTGCTTGCCCCAGCCATTGATGCGGGTTGGCATTACATTGGCGCTGAGGCATCCGCGAAAGGCCGCGCGGGGGTGGGGGTCCTCTCCCGTTTCCCGCTCGCTGACGTTCAGGTCGGCATCCCCGGGTTTGAAGACGCAGGCCGCTACATCGAGGCATCGCTTGTCGACGCCCCGTTATCCGACGTTCGCGTCGCCTCACTGTATCTTCCTTCCGGGGCTGCGAACACCGAAAAACAGGATGAGAAGTACAGGTTCCTGGACATCTTCGAGGACATCCTGGAGCAGAAAGCCACCTCATACTCGCACATGACCATCGGGGGCGATTGGAACATCTGCCATCGCCGCGAGGATTTGAAAAATTGGAAAGCCAACCAGAAGAAATCTGGATTCCTCGCCGATGAACGCGCATTTATGGATGCGGTTTTTGGCACCTTCCCTGACGAAGAATCCCAGGTAGCTGACCATGGGGACTTCCTGGGTGCGGTTGACTACGTGGGGACGAAGGGGCGTCGACAAGCGGCGGTCCATCCGCAGTGGTTTGATGTGGCGCGGCGCCTTCACCCTGACGATGCGCCGTACACATGGTGGACCTACCGGGGGCAAGCCTTTGACACAAACGCCGGGTGGCGCATTGATTACCAAGCGGCCACGGGGGCAATGCTGGAACGAGCGGAAAAAACCTGGGTGGACAAAGCCTCTGCGTATGAGCTGCGATGGTCAGACCATTCGCCGCTTAACGTCACCTACACCACCAACTAG
- the trpS gene encoding tryptophan--tRNA ligase: MSEQTSAKKQRAVSGIQPTADSYHLGNYLGALKQWIALQDEYEAFYFIPDLHAITVDQNPKELHERTIAGAAQLLTLGIDPSKSTLFVQSQVPEHAQLAWVLNCLTGYGEASRMTQFKDKSVKQGDRTSVGLFTYPMLMAADILLYRPQVVPVGEDQRQHLELTRNLAERFNARYKKTFVVPEGIIPDGTSKIYDLQNPTAKMSKSGDNPKGLINLLDDPKVSAKRIKSAVTDNDGEIRYDKEHKPGVSNLLAIQSALTGRSIDDLVAGYEGQGYGALKTDTADALEAFTAPLRPRYAELMSDRAELERVLKSGADRAREIASRTLADVYDRVGFLAYPG, translated from the coding sequence ATGAGCGAACAGACTTCTGCGAAGAAACAACGCGCCGTATCTGGCATCCAACCCACTGCTGATTCTTATCACCTGGGAAATTACCTGGGTGCCTTGAAGCAGTGGATTGCGCTTCAGGACGAGTACGAGGCGTTCTACTTCATCCCAGATCTGCACGCCATTACTGTTGATCAAAATCCGAAGGAGTTGCATGAACGCACTATCGCCGGCGCGGCTCAACTGCTTACCTTAGGTATCGACCCCAGCAAGTCCACCCTGTTTGTCCAATCCCAGGTGCCCGAGCATGCGCAGCTCGCATGGGTGCTGAACTGCCTCACTGGTTATGGTGAAGCAAGCCGCATGACGCAGTTTAAAGACAAATCAGTCAAACAGGGCGACCGCACCTCCGTTGGATTATTCACCTATCCCATGCTGATGGCGGCGGATATTCTGCTGTACCGGCCGCAGGTAGTGCCTGTGGGGGAGGACCAGCGCCAGCATCTCGAACTGACACGCAACCTTGCGGAGCGTTTCAACGCGCGGTACAAAAAAACCTTTGTCGTGCCAGAGGGAATCATCCCCGACGGCACCTCCAAGATTTACGATCTGCAGAACCCCACCGCCAAGATGAGCAAATCAGGGGATAACCCCAAGGGCCTGATCAACCTGCTTGATGATCCGAAGGTATCTGCCAAGCGCATCAAGAGTGCGGTGACTGACAATGATGGTGAAATCCGTTACGACAAAGAACACAAGCCGGGTGTGTCCAACCTTTTGGCTATCCAATCGGCTTTGACTGGTCGCAGCATTGATGATCTTGTAGCAGGCTACGAAGGCCAGGGCTATGGTGCGCTCAAAACCGATACTGCTGATGCCCTCGAAGCATTCACGGCACCGCTGCGTCCTCGTTACGCAGAACTCATGTCAGACCGCGCAGAGCTGGAACGTGTGCTGAAAAGCGGGGCCGACCGCGCCCGGGAAATCGCATCCCGCACCCTCGCGGACGTTTATGATCGTGTGGGTTTTCTTGCCTACCCAGGGTAG
- a CDS encoding LGFP repeat-containing protein, with amino-acid sequence MKESSLLPLSLITAVIAVTGLTVGGVYLSSTAGHSKGPEFSYKEVQAVPASQPTPLDQGLPPESDINKVITGLADRQAKAAEKGDRPTAGGKCATYDGFTLCGAMNKRYQELGGVDGVLGRPMSNEVLSQDGHGTRAVFQRGMMFYSPTTGAHEVTGANLIKYALLKFEGGVLGYPTGSEEKQDNGTIQPFEGHTYLTASSKGGVHYIGGRIYEYWQKHGGPSSEFGYPQSDIIDVSAEYQGIGDRLVLFPTGQVIVSSSRTGDIVVEQLPQQQQQPQTVEPEQPEAPEEAQPVPNS; translated from the coding sequence GTGAAAGAATCTAGCCTGCTTCCGCTTTCCCTTATTACTGCAGTCATTGCCGTCACGGGTTTAACCGTTGGCGGCGTGTACTTGAGTTCTACTGCTGGGCACTCCAAGGGGCCTGAGTTTTCCTACAAAGAAGTGCAAGCCGTCCCGGCATCGCAGCCGACGCCACTGGACCAGGGGCTTCCTCCGGAATCGGACATTAACAAGGTCATCACTGGACTTGCCGATCGCCAGGCCAAGGCTGCAGAAAAAGGGGACCGTCCCACTGCTGGTGGTAAATGCGCCACGTACGATGGTTTTACCCTTTGCGGGGCCATGAATAAGCGCTACCAGGAATTAGGTGGCGTTGATGGTGTGCTGGGCCGTCCCATGAGCAATGAAGTACTCAGCCAGGATGGTCACGGTACCCGTGCTGTGTTCCAGCGAGGCATGATGTTTTACTCACCTACCACGGGTGCACACGAAGTCACGGGGGCAAACCTCATTAAATACGCGCTGTTGAAGTTCGAGGGTGGCGTGCTGGGCTATCCCACAGGCAGTGAAGAAAAGCAGGATAACGGCACTATCCAGCCCTTTGAAGGGCATACCTATCTCACAGCGTCGAGCAAAGGGGGTGTGCACTACATTGGCGGACGCATCTACGAATACTGGCAAAAGCATGGCGGCCCCAGTAGTGAGTTTGGATACCCGCAATCCGACATAATTGACGTTTCCGCTGAATACCAGGGAATAGGTGACCGATTAGTCCTGTTCCCCACGGGCCAAGTCATTGTGTCGTCCTCGCGGACCGGAGACATTGTGGTGGAGCAACTGCCACAGCAACAACAGCAGCCCCAGACGGTAGAGCCCGAGCAACCTGAAGCTCCTGAGGAAGCTCAGCCAGTGCCCAACAGTTAG
- a CDS encoding DUF4261 domain-containing protein yields MPSLAMLCQNQVDDAITAETLREQLLKDWKELEPDLLTVSADNGDDVVALDYGEAYIAVMNIPAPIGDDTVELVGPSRLWPETEAFNSDYQAHAVVTVTGFGEDLTGLDDTFLLSKVVASLVAISPETFAVYWGSANHLIYPPLFREITMEALPNPLLLLWVAINVGERPDGVMTGHTVGLDAVGLMDIEIPQTPKTAEETVAFLVDVADYLLTNGLVIKDGDAVKETDEETIRAVYAVSLLDPEKTVIQLQSDMPYSEVIEPPKRGFLARLFGK; encoded by the coding sequence ATGCCATCGCTTGCTATGTTGTGTCAGAATCAGGTTGACGATGCCATTACTGCGGAGACCCTGCGGGAGCAGCTGCTCAAGGACTGGAAGGAACTGGAACCTGACCTGCTGACCGTCTCAGCGGACAATGGGGATGATGTGGTGGCGCTGGATTACGGGGAAGCGTACATCGCGGTGATGAATATCCCAGCTCCTATTGGCGACGATACCGTGGAGCTTGTAGGCCCTAGTCGGTTATGGCCGGAGACGGAAGCGTTCAACAGTGATTATCAGGCGCATGCCGTGGTCACGGTGACGGGATTTGGGGAGGATCTCACGGGGCTTGATGACACGTTTTTGCTGTCCAAGGTGGTTGCTTCGCTGGTGGCCATTTCGCCTGAGACTTTTGCTGTGTATTGGGGTTCCGCAAATCACCTGATTTATCCTCCGCTGTTTCGTGAGATCACGATGGAGGCGTTGCCGAATCCGCTGTTGCTGTTGTGGGTTGCCATCAACGTGGGGGAGCGCCCTGATGGTGTGATGACGGGGCATACTGTTGGCCTTGATGCTGTGGGCTTGATGGATATTGAAATTCCGCAGACACCTAAAACCGCTGAAGAGACTGTGGCTTTTCTCGTGGATGTCGCAGATTATCTGCTCACCAACGGCCTTGTGATTAAAGACGGCGATGCGGTGAAAGAAACCGACGAGGAAACAATCCGTGCGGTGTATGCGGTGTCGCTACTCGACCCGGAAAAGACTGTTATCCAGCTGCAAAGCGACATGCCCTACAGTGAGGTCATAGAGCCGCCAAAGAGAGGTTTTCTGGCCCGGTTGTTTGGCAAGTAG